The Branchiostoma floridae strain S238N-H82 chromosome 8, Bfl_VNyyK, whole genome shotgun sequence genome has a segment encoding these proteins:
- the LOC118421376 gene encoding phosphatidylinositol N-acetylglucosaminyltransferase subunit C-like isoform X1, which produces MPWRKVLYEDQGYPDNYVDSSFLEQMQKNLNTRSYDYWNTVYESGAVTDHISATCLFVVTFVYLEAGVLSPKLLILLTVASCFLGYIAYAACAVHLGETVQKSHLWIVIRSAVVFLLFTFSLSPILYTLTESVSTDTIYAMTVFMFLGNILVFDYGTTAAIVSESMSFNLAMFGSMCLASRLTTVLHTFSIVSFAVEVFALWPELRRKVQATHRGCKMGVSCGSVLASVYALWTVSTVAAVLLGSVHFVVTFLCPRWLIQLQPYKNNIQGPWDEVNIVDKMEVRKML; this is translated from the coding sequence ATGCCCTGGAGAAAAGTCCTTTATGAGGATCAGGGCTACCCTGACAACTATGTGGACTCCTCATTCCTGGAGCAAATGCAGAAAAACTTGAACACGAGATCGTACGACTATTGGAACACTGTGTACGAATCCGGCGCGGTGACGGACCATATCAGCGCCACCTGCCTGTTCGTGGTGACGTTTGTGTACCTCGAGGCCGGCGTACTGTCTCCCAAACTGCTAATACTACTCACAGTTGCATCTTGTTTCCTGGGGTATATAGCATATGCAGCCTGTGCTGTACATCTGGGTGAGACAGTACAGAAGAGCCACCTATGGATTGTGATACGAAGTGCAGTCGTCTTCCTGCTGTTCACCTTCAGCCTGTCTCCCATACTGTACACCCTGACTGAGTCTGTCAGCACAGACACCATCTATGCCATGACTGTGTTTATGTTCCTAGGGAATATCTTAGTTTTTGACTATGGCACGACAGCAGCGATCGTTTCCGAGTCGATGTCCTTCAACCTGGCCATGTTTGGGTCCATGTGTTTGGCGTCTCGACTGACGACCGTTCTACACACGTTCTCCATAGTGTCTTTCGCTGTGGAAGTCTTCGCCCTGTGGCCAGAGCTGCGGAGAAAAGTCCAAGCGACCCACCGTGGGTGTAAGATGGGTGTGTCGTGTGGGTCGGTACTGGCGTCAGTGTATGCGCTGTGGACGGTCTCTACCGTGGCTGCGGTGTTGCTGGGGTCGGTGCATTTCGTGGTGACTTTTCTCTGCCCCCGCTGGCTTATTCAGCTCCAGCCCTACAAGAATAACATCCAAGGACCATGGGACGAAGTCAATATTGTGGATAAAATGGaagtaagaaaaatgttataG
- the LOC118421376 gene encoding BET1-like protein isoform X2 has product MSDWNWRNEGRRSTDEMLEQENQSAAEQLAGKVSTLKSLALDIEDETRAQNQYLGGMGGDMESVTALLGGSSKRFKDMLSQGKTNKKVMLYLAILLVVIFIIVYFTLTHVRQG; this is encoded by the exons ATGTCTGACTGGAACTGGAGAAATG AAGGAAGACGCTCCACAGATGAAATGTTAGAGCAGGAAAACCAGAGCGCAGCGGAGCAGTTGGCTGGGAAAGTCTCCACCTTGAAATCG CTGGCTTTAGATATAGAAGATGAGACCAGGGCCCAGAACCAGTACCTTGGAGGCATG GGAGGAGATATGGAGAGCGTGACTGCCTTACTGGGCGGGAGTTCCAAACGTTTTAAGGACATGTTGAGCCAAGGGAAGACCAACAAGAAAGTCATGCTGTACCTCGCCATCCTGCTTgttgtcatcttcatcatcgtTTATTTCACCCTGACACATGTCAGACAAGGCTGA